A genomic stretch from Petrimonas mucosa includes:
- a CDS encoding 2-oxoacid:acceptor oxidoreductase subunit alpha — translation MTNETVITDLKQVTIRFSGDSGDGMQLTGTLFSTLSAIFGNEIATFPDYPAEIRAPQGTLNGVSGFQVRVGSKDVFNAGDKADVLVAMNPAALKVNRQHLKKGSIVIFDTDSFTRKDLEKALFKSEDPFNELDLGYVQPIPVPITSMTKESLADSGMENKDILRSKNMFSLGIVCWLFNRPIEIAEQLLRDKFKKRPKLVETNIKALTDGYNFGHNTHLTASTYRIDTVKTGKGLYTDINGNTATAYGLIAAAEKAGVQLFLGSYPITPATDILQELSARKNLGVKALQMEDEIAGICTAIGASFAGSLGATSTSGPGLSLKSEALGLAVMTELPLVVIDVQRGGPSTGMPTKSEQADLLQALYGRNGESPLVVIAATTPTDCFDSAYWASKIALEHMTPVILLTDGYIANGASTWKIPDLNEYPAITPPYVQKQFTGESEEWRPYLRDKESLVRYWSVPGTKGFMHRIGGLEKDYLTGVISSNPENHQLMVNTRKAKIEKIADFIPEQEVIGSSDADTLIVGWGGTYGHLLEAMMRIQDKGKRVALAHFRFISPLPRNTYDILKRYKKIIVAEQNTGHFASYLSGQFNDLKIDRFNRVEGQPFSVSELVNEFIKIIEEK, via the coding sequence ATGACAAATGAAACTGTTATTACAGATTTGAAGCAGGTAACGATTCGGTTTTCCGGCGACTCGGGCGACGGGATGCAGTTGACCGGAACGTTATTTTCCACCTTGTCTGCTATTTTCGGAAATGAAATCGCCACATTTCCCGATTATCCGGCAGAGATTCGCGCGCCGCAAGGCACGTTAAACGGAGTTTCAGGTTTTCAGGTTCGGGTAGGATCGAAGGATGTCTTCAATGCTGGGGACAAAGCCGATGTACTGGTTGCTATGAATCCAGCCGCTCTGAAGGTCAACCGGCAACACCTGAAAAAAGGGTCAATCGTGATCTTCGATACCGATTCCTTTACCCGCAAAGATCTGGAGAAAGCACTGTTCAAGAGTGAAGATCCCTTTAACGAACTTGACCTCGGTTACGTTCAACCCATTCCGGTTCCCATCACCTCGATGACCAAGGAGTCACTGGCCGATAGCGGGATGGAAAACAAAGATATCTTGCGCAGCAAGAACATGTTTTCTCTTGGCATCGTCTGCTGGCTTTTTAACCGGCCGATCGAAATTGCTGAACAGTTGCTGAGGGACAAATTCAAGAAAAGGCCAAAACTGGTTGAAACCAACATAAAAGCATTGACCGACGGATATAATTTCGGTCACAATACACACCTGACAGCCAGCACCTATCGGATCGACACCGTAAAAACCGGCAAAGGTCTTTATACCGACATCAATGGCAATACCGCCACGGCGTACGGACTGATAGCGGCTGCCGAGAAGGCGGGTGTACAGCTGTTTCTCGGCTCCTACCCCATCACACCGGCCACCGATATCCTTCAGGAGCTCTCCGCAAGGAAGAACCTGGGGGTAAAGGCACTCCAAATGGAAGATGAGATTGCCGGTATCTGCACCGCCATCGGCGCCAGCTTTGCCGGAAGCTTGGGAGCCACATCCACCTCCGGTCCGGGGTTATCACTCAAAAGCGAGGCACTGGGATTGGCCGTCATGACCGAATTGCCGCTGGTAGTGATCGACGTACAGCGGGGTGGCCCCTCAACGGGGATGCCCACAAAAAGCGAACAGGCCGACCTGCTCCAGGCACTTTACGGCAGAAATGGCGAGAGTCCGCTGGTAGTGATTGCCGCCACCACACCCACCGACTGTTTCGACAGCGCCTACTGGGCTTCGAAGATTGCACTGGAACATATGACTCCGGTAATTTTGCTAACTGACGGATATATTGCCAACGGAGCCTCTACATGGAAGATTCCCGATCTGAACGAGTACCCCGCCATCACTCCGCCCTATGTTCAGAAACAGTTTACCGGAGAGAGTGAAGAGTGGAGGCCTTATCTCCGCGACAAGGAGAGCCTGGTCAGGTATTGGAGCGTACCGGGCACCAAAGGATTCATGCATCGCATCGGAGGACTGGAAAAGGATTACCTGACAGGCGTAATCTCGTCTAATCCCGAGAACCATCAGTTGATGGTGAATACCCGCAAGGCCAAGATCGAGAAGATTGCCGATTTCATCCCCGAACAGGAGGTGATCGGCAGCAGTGATGCCGACACGTTGATCGTAGGCTGGGGAGGAACTTACGGCCATTTACTGGAAGCGATGATGCGCATCCAGGACAAGGGGAAGAGGGTGGCATTGGCCCACTTCCGGTTTATCAGCCCCTTGCCGCGTAACACCTACGATATCCTGAAAAGGTACAAAAAGATTATCGTGGCTGAACAAAATACCGGCCACTTTGCATCCTACCTGTCGGGCCAGTTCAACGACCTCAAGATAGACCGGTTCAACCGGGTGGAAGGTCAACCTTTCAGCGTTAGCGAGCTGGTGAACGAGTTTATTAAAATCATAGAAGAGAAGTAG
- the murA gene encoding UDP-N-acetylglucosamine 1-carboxyvinyltransferase codes for MASFIIEGGHRLKGEIVPQGAKNEALQVICATLLTEEEVVIENIPDILDVNNLIALLKDMGVEVRQLSPDTYSFKASSIDLEFTKTEDYMKKIAALRGSIMIIGPLLARFGKAVVPRPGGDKIGRRRLDTHFNGIMKLGAKLGFDEEKQLFSLSAERLRGQYILLDEASVTGTANLLMAAVFAEGETVIYNAACEPYVEQLSKMLVGMGAKIEGIGSNRLIVNGVTRLGGCRHRLLPDMIEVGSFIGMAAMTTSEVTIKNVSVGNLGIIPESFRKLGITVQQQGDDLYIPPQESYTIESFIDGSILTLADAPWPGLTPDLLSVMLVVATKAEGCVLIHQKMFESRLFFVDKLIDMGAQIILCDPHRATVIGLGDRFRLRGMTMTSPDIRAGISLLIAAMSAKGVSTIHNIDQIDRGYQNIDLRLNRLGANIERR; via the coding sequence ATGGCATCATTTATTATCGAAGGCGGGCATCGACTGAAGGGCGAAATAGTCCCCCAGGGAGCCAAAAACGAAGCGTTGCAGGTCATCTGCGCCACACTCCTCACTGAAGAGGAGGTTGTGATCGAAAATATTCCCGACATCCTCGACGTGAACAACCTCATCGCGTTGCTCAAGGATATGGGTGTGGAGGTACGGCAACTGAGTCCCGACACCTATTCCTTCAAGGCGTCATCCATAGATCTGGAGTTTACCAAGACCGAAGATTACATGAAGAAGATCGCCGCCCTGCGCGGATCGATCATGATAATCGGCCCGCTTCTGGCCCGATTTGGAAAAGCTGTTGTCCCCAGACCGGGAGGCGACAAGATCGGTCGCCGGCGGCTCGATACCCACTTCAACGGGATCATGAAGCTCGGGGCAAAACTGGGTTTCGATGAGGAGAAACAACTCTTTTCACTCTCTGCCGAGCGGCTACGCGGCCAGTACATCCTGCTGGACGAGGCATCGGTGACCGGAACTGCCAACCTGTTGATGGCAGCAGTCTTTGCAGAAGGTGAAACCGTTATCTACAATGCTGCATGCGAACCCTATGTGGAGCAACTGAGCAAGATGTTGGTCGGCATGGGGGCAAAAATCGAGGGGATCGGTTCCAACAGGCTCATCGTAAATGGAGTTACAAGACTTGGGGGATGCCGTCACAGGTTGCTCCCCGACATGATCGAGGTGGGCAGTTTTATCGGGATGGCAGCAATGACCACATCGGAGGTGACCATAAAGAACGTATCGGTAGGAAATCTCGGAATCATCCCCGAGAGCTTCCGCAAGTTGGGAATTACGGTCCAACAGCAGGGTGATGACCTCTACATCCCTCCACAGGAGAGCTACACCATCGAATCATTTATCGACGGATCGATCCTAACACTGGCCGATGCCCCATGGCCGGGACTCACACCCGACCTGCTGAGCGTCATGCTGGTTGTCGCCACCAAGGCAGAGGGGTGCGTATTGATTCACCAGAAGATGTTTGAAAGCCGTCTCTTTTTCGTGGACAAGCTTATCGACATGGGAGCGCAGATTATCCTGTGTGACCCCCACCGGGCAACAGTGATCGGCCTGGGCGACCGGTTCAGACTCCGCGGAATGACCATGACCTCACCCGATATTCGCGCCGGGATCTCCCTGCTGATAGCGGCAATGAGCGCCAAGGGAGTAAGCACCATTCACAATATCGATCAGATCGACCGGGGATATCAGAATATCGATTTAAGGTTGAACAGACTGGGAGCAAACATTGAGCGGAGGTAG
- the murB gene encoding UDP-N-acetylmuramate dehydrogenase: MEIQHNIQLQPYNSFRTGAVAKLFAQPATVAALQQILARYKSEDKLVIGKGCNLFFTRDFDGLVIKPDISGIQVLKENDDWVEIEAGAAEDWDNFVAFCVSRGFAGVENLSLIPGTVGAAPIQNIGAYGTEVKDVITRVEAVNSVSGNRESFTNAACGFTYRNSIFKETRRFVITSVIFRLQKKFSYVEKYADLKQELQGNPHPSLQEVRDAVIRIRTRKLPDHLKLPNAGSFFKNPVLTELEKDELLKLLPDAPIYRFGNNSYKTSAAYLIEKAGYKGRRKGDVGIYDRHALIVVNYGTGTGSEILDFVREIQQEVQTRFNIGLEPEVWIF; this comes from the coding sequence ATGGAGATTCAACATAATATCCAGTTACAACCCTACAACTCCTTCAGGACAGGAGCAGTGGCCAAACTTTTCGCACAGCCGGCAACCGTTGCCGCGCTGCAGCAGATTCTTGCCAGATATAAATCTGAGGATAAACTGGTTATCGGAAAGGGGTGCAACCTCTTTTTTACCCGTGATTTCGACGGTCTGGTCATCAAACCCGACATCTCCGGCATCCAGGTTTTGAAGGAGAACGACGACTGGGTGGAGATTGAAGCGGGAGCAGCGGAAGATTGGGACAATTTCGTGGCGTTTTGCGTCTCCAGAGGTTTTGCAGGAGTAGAGAATCTCTCGCTTATTCCCGGAACAGTGGGAGCCGCCCCGATACAGAATATCGGCGCTTACGGCACCGAAGTGAAGGATGTGATTACCCGCGTCGAAGCGGTGAATAGCGTCAGCGGCAACAGGGAGAGCTTCACAAATGCCGCATGCGGCTTCACCTATCGCAACAGCATCTTTAAAGAGACCCGGAGATTTGTAATCACTTCGGTAATCTTCAGGTTGCAAAAAAAATTCAGCTATGTGGAAAAATATGCAGATCTGAAGCAGGAACTGCAGGGGAATCCCCACCCTTCACTACAAGAGGTGAGGGATGCCGTTATCCGGATCCGCACCCGCAAGCTTCCCGACCACCTGAAATTACCCAACGCCGGAAGTTTTTTCAAAAATCCGGTTTTGACTGAACTGGAGAAGGATGAGCTGCTCAAGCTACTACCCGATGCACCCATATACCGTTTTGGCAATAACAGTTATAAGACCTCGGCGGCATACCTGATCGAAAAAGCGGGTTACAAAGGGAGACGAAAGGGAGATGTAGGTATTTACGACCGGCACGCGCTGATCGTTGTGAATTATGGAACCGGGACCGGTAGCGAGATTCTCGACTTTGTCCGGGAGATCCAGCAAGAGGTACAAACCAGATTCAACATCGGACTGGAGCCCGAAGTATGGATATTTTAA
- a CDS encoding SAM-dependent methyltransferase codes for MKEALLYLIPTTLGSTPVDRVLPAHNIRIVSGLRHFIVENIRTARRFLKQCDTKIDIDSLTFYELNEHTDRHHISAYLEPIRRGESVGIISEAGCPAIADPGADVVAIAQGEKIKVVPLVGPSSLLMAVMASGFNGQSFAFHGYLPIDGGERIKMLKRVENRAYSENQTQLFIETPYRNRKLAEEILQHCRAETLLCIAMNISCEDEYIVTKPVKAWRDNLPDMHKKPTVFLIYR; via the coding sequence ATGAAAGAAGCGCTCCTATACCTGATTCCCACAACATTGGGAAGTACGCCGGTCGACAGGGTGTTGCCCGCGCATAATATCCGGATAGTTTCCGGATTACGTCACTTTATCGTCGAAAATATCCGTACGGCTCGACGGTTTCTGAAACAATGCGATACGAAGATCGATATCGACTCGCTTACATTCTACGAACTGAATGAACATACCGACCGGCATCACATCTCGGCTTACCTCGAGCCGATCCGGCGGGGAGAGAGCGTGGGAATCATCTCCGAGGCAGGGTGTCCGGCCATTGCCGACCCGGGGGCTGATGTAGTGGCCATTGCACAAGGAGAAAAGATCAAAGTGGTGCCGCTGGTGGGCCCCTCCTCCCTGCTTATGGCGGTAATGGCATCAGGATTCAACGGGCAGAGCTTCGCCTTTCACGGCTATCTTCCCATTGATGGGGGGGAGCGGATAAAGATGCTGAAAAGGGTGGAAAACCGTGCCTATTCGGAAAACCAGACACAACTCTTTATTGAAACACCTTACCGCAACCGGAAACTGGCAGAGGAGATCCTACAGCATTGCAGAGCGGAAACCTTGCTATGCATTGCGATGAACATCTCGTGTGAAGATGAATATATTGTAACAAAACCGGTAAAGGCATGGAGAGACAATCTGCCCGACATGCACAAGAAGCCGACTGTTTTTCTTATCTACAGATAG
- a CDS encoding NUDIX hydrolase: protein MILKSDNKALHWEVLESEYLHHEPWLTVRKERLQLPNGTIASDYYVLEYANWVNIIAVTREKKFILVKQYRHGIGQVCYELCAGVCEKYDQSPLESAKRELMEETGYGNGRWSEFITLSPNASANTNLSYCFIAEDVEKINDQALEESEDLSVHLFSLEELKELLINGEIIQATMAAPLWKYMALHRLI, encoded by the coding sequence ATGATTCTGAAAAGCGATAACAAAGCCCTGCATTGGGAAGTGCTGGAGAGCGAATATCTTCACCATGAGCCGTGGTTGACCGTGAGGAAGGAGCGCCTGCAGTTACCCAACGGCACCATTGCCTCCGACTATTACGTGCTGGAATATGCCAACTGGGTAAATATCATTGCTGTTACCCGCGAGAAGAAATTCATCCTGGTGAAACAGTACCGTCATGGCATCGGCCAGGTCTGTTATGAACTGTGTGCAGGCGTTTGTGAAAAATATGACCAGTCGCCACTCGAATCGGCAAAGCGGGAGTTGATGGAGGAGACCGGCTACGGGAACGGGAGATGGAGTGAATTCATCACTCTCTCGCCCAACGCAAGTGCAAATACCAACCTCTCCTACTGTTTTATTGCTGAAGATGTGGAAAAGATAAACGATCAGGCCCTTGAAGAATCGGAAGATCTATCGGTACATCTTTTCTCGCTCGAGGAGCTAAAAGAGTTGCTGATCAATGGCGAAATCATCCAGGCAACCATGGCTGCCCCCTTATGGAAGTATATGGCTCTACACCGTCTCATATGA
- a CDS encoding rhomboid family intramembrane serine protease, with protein sequence MITFLIIGITVLISVVAFGNYTIMERFIFRPAETGPGKWYRFFTYGVLHADYAHLIFNMFTLYFFGGVIEHTFKTVLGDQTGVICYLLLYLTALPISILPTYFKQKNNTNYRGLGASGAVSAVIFAYILIHPMNFMGILFIPIWLPAFLFGTIFLLISVALDKKQGGGINHSAHITGSLYGIAFTVILFMALADINLIGEFAQKISIHSVGDLLRFGY encoded by the coding sequence ATGATTACATTCCTGATCATCGGAATTACCGTACTGATATCAGTAGTCGCTTTCGGCAACTACACGATAATGGAGCGATTCATTTTCCGGCCCGCGGAAACCGGGCCTGGAAAATGGTATCGCTTTTTTACCTACGGCGTACTGCATGCCGACTACGCGCACCTTATCTTCAACATGTTCACGCTCTATTTCTTTGGCGGAGTAATCGAGCACACCTTCAAGACGGTACTTGGCGACCAGACAGGTGTTATCTGCTACCTGCTGCTCTACCTGACTGCACTACCCATATCGATCCTGCCCACCTACTTTAAGCAGAAAAACAACACCAACTACCGAGGTCTGGGTGCGTCGGGAGCGGTTTCGGCCGTAATTTTCGCATATATCCTGATCCATCCGATGAATTTCATGGGCATCCTCTTTATCCCGATCTGGCTTCCCGCCTTCCTTTTCGGCACCATCTTCCTGCTCATCTCTGTCGCACTCGACAAAAAACAGGGCGGGGGGATCAATCACTCCGCACACATTACCGGCAGCTTATACGGAATTGCCTTTACCGTGATTCTCTTCATGGCGCTTGCCGACATCAACCTGATCGGTGAATTCGCCCAAAAGATATCGATCCACTCAGTCGGCGACCTCCTCAGGTTCGGTTATTGA
- a CDS encoding sugar phosphate isomerase/epimerase family protein translates to MRKTLLLLTWVLFSLLVHAQQRPDPQPAPETSEKFKLGMAGYTFVKFDLDKTLEIMQRCDVHYLCIKDFHLPLNSTDEQIAAFHAKLKAKNVTGYAVGPIYMRSQEEVDKAFEYAKRVGVKMIVGVPNYDLLPYVDKKVKEYDFKYAIHLHGPDMPLYPDAEDVWNNVKDLDPRIGMCLDIGHDRRNGKDPVKDLKRYKSRVFDIHIKDVTGASKQGYSVEIGRGILDIPAFVKMLRKVGYDGVCSLEHERNMDDPFLGIAESIGYFRGVIAATK, encoded by the coding sequence ATGAGAAAAACATTATTATTGCTAACGTGGGTACTATTTTCCCTGTTGGTTCATGCGCAACAACGGCCCGATCCGCAACCGGCACCTGAGACGTCCGAGAAATTTAAGCTGGGAATGGCCGGATACACCTTTGTGAAGTTCGATCTGGACAAGACGCTGGAAATCATGCAGCGTTGCGATGTACACTACCTTTGCATCAAGGATTTTCACCTGCCACTGAACAGTACCGATGAACAGATTGCCGCTTTTCACGCCAAGCTGAAAGCCAAAAACGTGACCGGCTACGCCGTGGGGCCCATCTATATGCGGTCGCAGGAGGAGGTAGACAAGGCATTCGAGTATGCGAAGCGTGTGGGGGTGAAGATGATTGTTGGCGTCCCCAACTATGACCTCTTGCCCTACGTTGACAAGAAGGTGAAGGAGTATGACTTCAAGTATGCCATCCACCTCCATGGACCCGACATGCCGCTCTATCCCGACGCTGAAGATGTCTGGAACAATGTAAAGGATCTTGATCCGCGTATCGGGATGTGTCTCGACATCGGCCACGACCGCCGTAACGGAAAAGATCCCGTAAAGGATCTGAAGAGATACAAGTCGCGCGTTTTCGACATTCACATCAAGGATGTGACGGGTGCCTCCAAGCAGGGTTACTCGGTTGAAATCGGACGTGGAATCCTAGATATCCCGGCATTTGTCAAGATGCTCCGGAAAGTGGGTTACGACGGAGTATGCAGCCTGGAACATGAACGCAACATGGACGACCCGTTCCTCGGTATCGCCGAATCGATTGGTTATTTCCGCGGGGTAATAGCTGCCACAAAATAG
- a CDS encoding sensor histidine kinase, whose translation MIPIFESWRQPVKLLFMAVAVAVVLVSLVFSNRLVKQLAKEERSKIEIWAAAMELLPKSGESSDMKLVLQILQSNKTIPVILHDKTAGSFSANNLKIPEGDASGYLLKKTVEFEKKHAPIVLEELNQYLYYDDSYILKRLQLYPYVQLSAIVVFIVLAFTSLVSSQRAQQNKIWAGLSKETAHQLGTPLSALTAWTEYLKLRSFDPVLIAEIDKDVDRLRVIVDRFSKIGSVPETGTAVWQEVVRRSVAYLEKRISGKVELRFKFPESPVVVQLNEPLFSWVVENLTKNAVDAMGGEGVITYTMGERGNYCYLDIDDTGKGIAKSRFNRIFQPGFTTKERGWGLGLSLAKRIVKEYHNGKIFVKQSEIGKGTTFRILLRRRW comes from the coding sequence ATGATTCCTATATTTGAATCCTGGAGGCAACCGGTGAAGCTTCTGTTTATGGCTGTGGCAGTTGCTGTTGTCCTGGTTTCGCTTGTTTTTTCGAACAGGCTTGTAAAGCAGTTGGCAAAAGAGGAACGGAGCAAGATCGAGATATGGGCGGCCGCCATGGAGTTGTTGCCCAAAAGCGGTGAGAGCAGCGACATGAAACTGGTGTTGCAGATTCTGCAAAGCAACAAGACGATTCCGGTAATCTTGCACGACAAGACGGCTGGCTCCTTTTCCGCCAACAACCTGAAGATCCCAGAAGGGGATGCGAGCGGTTACCTGCTGAAAAAGACAGTCGAGTTTGAAAAAAAGCATGCTCCCATTGTGCTTGAAGAGCTCAACCAGTATCTCTATTATGACGACTCCTACATCCTTAAACGGCTGCAGCTCTATCCCTATGTACAACTCTCGGCAATTGTCGTCTTCATAGTATTGGCCTTTACGAGCCTTGTCAGTTCGCAAAGGGCGCAACAGAACAAAATCTGGGCCGGCTTGTCCAAAGAGACGGCACATCAGCTGGGAACTCCGCTCTCGGCCTTGACGGCATGGACGGAATATTTGAAACTGAGGAGCTTCGATCCGGTATTGATTGCCGAGATAGACAAGGATGTGGATCGTCTCAGGGTGATTGTCGACCGGTTCTCCAAAATCGGTTCCGTTCCGGAGACCGGCACCGCCGTATGGCAGGAGGTGGTGAGGCGATCGGTCGCATATCTGGAAAAACGGATTTCCGGCAAGGTGGAGCTGCGCTTCAAGTTTCCCGAATCACCGGTTGTCGTACAGCTCAACGAACCATTATTCAGCTGGGTGGTGGAGAATCTGACCAAGAATGCAGTTGATGCGATGGGGGGTGAAGGGGTGATCACCTACACGATGGGAGAGAGAGGAAATTACTGTTACCTCGATATTGACGATACCGGGAAAGGTATTGCCAAATCGAGATTCAACCGCATCTTTCAGCCTGGCTTCACGACCAAGGAGCGGGGGTGGGGATTGGGGTTATCCCTGGCAAAACGGATAGTGAAGGAGTATCACAACGGTAAGATCTTTGTAAAACAGTCGGAAATCGGGAAAGGGACCACTTTTAGAATTCTGTTGAGGAGAAGATGGTAA
- a CDS encoding B3/B4 domain-containing protein, which produces MNEVKLTVSNEILRVCPQFCLSAIRCKVKNTPHNNQLWEELEAFSAEFRSRYSMEEINKREAILATRQAYKKLGKDPNRYRPSAEALCRRIMKGNSLYPIDTLVDLINLVSLKTGYSIGGFDLDQIRGNLELGVGMAGERFEAIGRGLLNIEGLPVYRDEMGGIGTPTSDEERTKITAETTHLLMIINGYSGRKGLPEATSYSVELLKKYAEAREITIFSSTEF; this is translated from the coding sequence ATGAACGAAGTGAAGCTTACTGTCAGCAACGAGATTTTAAGGGTTTGTCCCCAATTCTGTCTTTCCGCCATCCGGTGCAAGGTTAAAAACACTCCACACAACAACCAACTATGGGAAGAACTGGAAGCATTCTCGGCAGAATTCCGGTCGCGGTACAGCATGGAGGAGATAAACAAGCGGGAGGCCATTCTTGCCACGCGCCAGGCATACAAAAAACTGGGAAAGGACCCGAACAGGTACCGGCCATCTGCCGAAGCGCTTTGCAGGAGGATCATGAAGGGCAACAGCCTCTACCCTATCGATACGTTGGTCGACCTGATCAACCTGGTTTCACTGAAGACCGGCTATTCCATCGGCGGATTCGATCTCGACCAGATAAGGGGCAACCTCGAACTGGGCGTGGGCATGGCTGGCGAGAGGTTTGAGGCGATCGGACGCGGGCTGCTGAATATTGAAGGATTGCCGGTATATCGCGATGAGATGGGTGGAATAGGCACCCCCACCAGCGACGAGGAACGTACAAAGATTACAGCGGAGACAACCCACCTGTTGATGATCATTAACGGCTATTCCGGCCGGAAGGGTCTGCCCGAAGCAACCTCCTATTCGGTGGAATTGCTGAAGAAGTACGCGGAAGCGCGCGAGATTACCATCTTCTCCTCAACAGAATTCTAA
- a CDS encoding cell division protein ZapA, translating into MGDEKFLLTLEIDGRKYPLKIKQSEEEAFRKAAKTIHNKINQYRAKFGENPDLTVQDFMALIAIQALVENFSIESKNNTKPYEDTIGSLIKELDIFLQK; encoded by the coding sequence ATGGGCGACGAAAAATTTTTATTAACATTGGAAATTGACGGGAGGAAGTACCCTCTGAAGATCAAACAATCTGAAGAGGAGGCTTTCAGAAAGGCCGCCAAAACAATACACAATAAAATCAATCAGTACCGGGCCAAATTTGGGGAAAACCCCGATCTGACCGTACAGGACTTTATGGCATTGATAGCCATACAGGCATTGGTAGAGAATTTTTCTATTGAGAGTAAGAATAATACGAAACCCTATGAAGATACCATCGGTTCGTTGATCAAGGAACTGGATATCTTCCTGCAGAAATAG
- the rny gene encoding ribonuclease Y: MEIVIGIIGLIIGAVLAWYLTGKAANSRAQNILSDAEKDAEVIKKNKLLEAKEEIISMKAEAEKQANARASKLQIAENRLKQREMSLNQRHEELSKKGQEIDTIRLNLENQQELLDKKSAELERIYRQSLEQLEAISGLSADEARERLIESIKEEAKTNAQSYINEIMEEAKMTANKEAKRIVVQSIQRVATETAIENAVTVFHIDSDEVKGRIIGREGRNIRALEAATGVEIVVDDTPEAIVLSGFDPVRREIARLSLHQLVADGRIHPARIEEVVAKVKKQIEEEIVETGKRTVIDLGIHGMHPELIRLIGKMKYRSSYGQNLLQHSRETANLCAIMAAELGLNPKKARRAGLLHDIGKVPDDEPELPHALLGMKLAEKYKEKPDICNAIGSHHDEVEMTTLLAPIVQVCDAISGARPGARHEIVEAYMKRLNDLENLALSYPGVVKTYAIQAGRELRVIVGADKLDDQDTEKLSAEIARKIQTDMTYPGQVKITVIRETRAVSYAK, from the coding sequence ATGGAAATAGTTATAGGAATTATCGGATTAATTATCGGGGCAGTTCTTGCCTGGTATTTAACCGGTAAGGCAGCCAATTCACGAGCTCAGAATATCTTGAGCGACGCTGAAAAAGATGCTGAGGTAATCAAGAAGAATAAGTTGCTGGAGGCCAAGGAGGAGATCATCTCGATGAAGGCCGAGGCTGAAAAGCAGGCCAACGCACGTGCCTCGAAACTGCAGATTGCAGAGAATCGATTGAAACAGAGAGAGATGTCTTTGAATCAGCGGCATGAAGAGTTGAGCAAGAAGGGACAGGAGATCGATACGATCCGTCTTAATCTGGAGAACCAGCAAGAGCTGCTCGATAAAAAGAGTGCCGAGTTGGAGAGAATTTACCGTCAATCGCTCGAACAGCTGGAGGCGATCTCGGGGCTTTCGGCAGATGAAGCCAGGGAGCGACTGATCGAGTCGATCAAGGAGGAGGCGAAAACCAACGCCCAGTCGTACATCAACGAGATCATGGAAGAGGCGAAGATGACGGCAAACAAGGAGGCCAAGCGTATCGTTGTACAAAGCATTCAGCGGGTAGCTACCGAAACGGCTATCGAGAACGCCGTCACTGTCTTCCACATCGATTCGGATGAGGTGAAAGGTCGCATCATCGGACGTGAGGGACGCAACATCCGCGCACTGGAGGCTGCAACCGGGGTAGAGATTGTTGTGGACGACACCCCCGAGGCGATTGTGTTGTCGGGTTTCGATCCTGTACGGCGTGAAATTGCCCGCCTATCGCTGCATCAGCTTGTTGCCGACGGTCGTATCCACCCGGCCCGGATCGAGGAGGTGGTTGCGAAGGTGAAAAAGCAGATCGAGGAGGAGATCGTAGAGACCGGTAAGCGGACAGTAATCGATCTCGGTATCCACGGGATGCATCCGGAGTTGATAAGGCTGATTGGAAAGATGAAGTATCGCTCCTCATACGGACAGAACCTGCTGCAACACTCCCGCGAAACGGCCAATCTCTGTGCCATCATGGCTGCAGAGCTTGGATTGAATCCGAAGAAGGCTAGACGTGCCGGGTTGTTGCACGATATTGGAAAAGTTCCCGATGATGAACCGGAGTTGCCACACGCTTTGCTTGGTATGAAACTGGCGGAGAAATACAAGGAGAAGCCCGATATCTGCAATGCGATCGGATCACACCACGATGAGGTGGAGATGACAACTCTTCTGGCTCCGATCGTGCAGGTTTGCGATGCGATCTCAGGTGCCCGTCCGGGAGCAAGACACGAAATCGTGGAGGCGTACATGAAGCGCCTGAATGACCTGGAAAACTTGGCACTTTCCTATCCCGGCGTGGTGAAGACTTATGCCATTCAGGCCGGTCGCGAACTGCGGGTTATCGTGGGTGCCGACAAGCTCGACGATCAGGATACCGAGAAACTCTCTGCAGAAATTGCCAGAAAGATCCAGACCGACATGACCTATCCTGGACAGGTGAAGATAACCGTAATCCGTGAAACGCGGGCGGTAAGCTATGCGAAATAG